Within the Catalinimonas niigatensis genome, the region CCAGCTTCTACATCGCCAATATTATAATAAGCTACTGCGTCAATTCCCAGGCTTTTAAAAACCTGATGCCCTTCTTTGGCCAGCGCCTGCCAGTCGCCGCGGAGTGAAGTGCCGGATTTTACCGGAACTTCTACAAACACTACTGATTTGGTATGCAGTAGGTTGTCAGGTAAATTACTATTATAGTCCAGAAAGCGTAATCCTGCCGGAAATACCATGTCCTCTTCCTGTGCCAGCACTGGCATCATCGTAATGAAGCAGAGGATAAAAGATAAGTATGCTCTTTTCATAAGCTGAGTATTTATTTATCAGAACGCTAAGTAAAGGGCATTTAGTGAATAAAAATTCCTTTTTTGTCAGGAGCTCAGGCAGATGTAACAAATAAAGTGGAATGATGAAAATGAAAAAGCCACAAACTTAATATTTGTGGCTCGTGGGCAAAATTATCTGTTGGGTGGTCCTCCTCTCCTTCGCTCACCAAATTTTTGCAGTACCATCCGGTGAAAGTCAGCCTCAGCTTTGTAGAGCTGCAATACCTGCTTAGGCGAAAGTACATCCTGATACTGCTGAACAGATTCCTTTTCCAGCGCAAGTTGCTCCTCTTTGAGGTCAAAATACTGATCCAGTTTGGTTTCTGCTTCAGCGTCAGTCAGTTCGCTGGCATCCAAAGTACGTCGCATTTCAACCTCCTTTCTTCTCAGCGCGCGTTCTTTTTCACTGAGTTGATTATAGATGGGCCAGAATTTCTGAGCTGTTTCCGGGGTAAGTGCAAGGCGCTCGGTGATATGGGCAATTTTTGCACTTTCAAGTTTCTCCCGACCTCCTGGGCCTTGTGCCTGGGCATTGTTATTTACCCAGAGCGTAAGCATCATCCATGCTGCAAAGGGCTTAAAGATATTCTTCAATAAATTCCACTTCATATTCATAATCATCTAAAGGTATATCATAATTATCTAACTCCTGTAAAAGCAGTTCCTGTTGCTCTTCTTCGGTCAGTGCAAACTCCACGGTAGTTGCCTCAGTATTGGTTTGAAGATAGTTGATAAGCTCTTCCTCAGAGACAGAAGCCAGCAGTTCTTCCACCTGCTGCTCAACAGCCAGTGTATTAGCAGACTGATCAGGCTGTGAGTAGAAGAATATGCCTGCTGCCAATAGGATCAACACAGAGGCTGCTACGACATATGACCAGCGAGGAAGCACAAATACATTATCCTCCTGCTCTTCTTGCCGGATTTTTTCCTGGATACGTCCTGGCAACTGGTCAAAATAGCCTTCGGGCGAGTGGAAAATGTTTTTTTTAAATTTATCCGATTCTTGCATAGCTTCAGGATAATTGAGTTTTGATATCTTCTTCTATTTTTTTTACTGCATGGTGGTAACTGGCTTTCAGGCTGCCTACGCTGGTGCCAGTGATCTCAGACATCTCTTCATACTTTAATTCTTCAAAATATTTGAGGTTAAAGACCAGCCTCTGTTTGTCAGGTAGTTTGAGCAAAGCTTTCTGTAACTTCTTCTGCACCTCATCTCCGCTGATATGGGGAGACGTATCCAGTTTACTGGCTAGTTCCGCGCTGGCGTCGCCCATAGAAATCCAGAATCTTTTTTTCTTTTTCCTTTCCAGAAAGCGTAAACATTCATTGGTGGCAATGCGGTAAATCCAGGTAAAAAGCTGAGATCCACCTTCAAAATTATCCAGATTCTTCCAAACTTTGATAAAGACCTCCTGCACCACATCATCG harbors:
- a CDS encoding RNA polymerase sigma factor, with protein sequence MDDAQLLTQFKQGVQREQAFSQLIRKYQQRVYFLVRKMVIDHDDADDVVQEVFIKVWKNLDNFEGGSQLFTWIYRIATNECLRFLERKKKKRFWISMGDASAELASKLDTSPHISGDEVQKKLQKALLKLPDKQRLVFNLKYFEELKYEEMSEITGTSVGSLKASYHHAVKKIEEDIKTQLS